One window of the Oncorhynchus clarkii lewisi isolate Uvic-CL-2024 chromosome 19, UVic_Ocla_1.0, whole genome shotgun sequence genome contains the following:
- the LOC139374772 gene encoding uncharacterized protein, with the protein MANCMVFHTQIASIMEVLANAAVAEICKIVDDDYAVFRLEISQSQKENRGLRRKLQLSELKVSRERAERTIRERVLASRPSSVKILDRYRGMARGEGHLIGGHRGFVKPAGHNSWRDDQPISIDEGCGTSTQHVIVIESADAEAAGPGESSLVKQERTEGDDPRHSIQTGVVAGVVPPLATEDPAAPPQPKNRCSIMEEEEGPEVLLLKEEGCEDGLRNPEGTMVMEDNQTPPPPEPTEEPAEKHRTTHSLTESVHMEDGKPDLLLVKEETMKDGPESIDLRSGLKMGEQGGWLEANRGDWAAILDSQTLTGAAKGPGDNITEQARTRSDIVESAVNEDLLISSVEGGRDWTSEVAGHQPWPRIRIMDQEPPLFLPESDPRQRIHHHTEHNQWTGGLNNLSHGGHQRDRGSSQGSSLQPRPFSSQSQCRDEAGPGADRDGPSCSYDTNTAVSMMNRAGHPGLQPSERVVGDSPDGNLTGNLSSLSGSRLMPSDWVHKRPGPGSSLPQLPHRYPTNTTHNPNNTQTMARSQGGSSNTNHMRVVAPASTSSGVIGSQCGRLSIRTDADKPYACPTCGKRFAQANYVKMHQTVHTKEKPFKCKLCYKSFSFLTNLTRHRSVHNGEKS; encoded by the exons atggctaactgtatggtttttcacactcaaatagcctccatcatggaggtACTAGCGAATGCAGCAGTGGCAGAGATCTGTAAAatcgtagacgacgactatgcagtgtttcgtttggaaatttctcaaagccagaaagaaaacaggggaCTGCGGAGGAAGCTACAGCTATCGGAACTAAAGGTGTCACGGGAGCGCGCAGAGAGGACAATTCGAGAGCGCGTCCTCGCCAGTCgtcccagtagtgtcaagatcctcgaccgatacagaggaatggcaagag gtgaaggacatctTATTGGAGGCCACAGGGGCTTTGTGAAGCCAGCGGGACACAACTCGTGGAGAGATGACCAACCCATATCTATAGATGAGGGTTgtggaacctcaacccagcatGTTATCGTAATAGAG TCTGCAGATGCAGAGGCTGCAGGTCCTGGAGAATCGTCTCTCGTCAAGCAGGAGAGGACTGAAGGAGATGACCCACGACACAGCATCCAGACTGGCGTAGTGGCTGGAGTGGTGCCCCCTTTAGCCACGGAGGACCCCGCTGCCCCGCCCCAGCCTAAGAACCGATGCAGCATCATGGAG GAAGAGGAGGGTCCAGAGGTGCTGCTGctgaaggaggaggggtgtgaggatGGTCTGAGGAACCCTGAGGGGACCATGGTCATGGAGGACAACCAGACTCCACCTCCTCCTGAACCCACAGAGGAACCAGCTGAGAagcacaggaccacacacagtctcactgag TCAGTACacatggaggatgggaagcctgaTCTGCTGCTGGTCAAAGAAGAGACAATGAAGGACGGACCAGAGAGCATTGACCTGCGgagtggactaaagatgggggagcaag GTGGTTGGCTGGAGGCAAACAGAGGAGACTGGGCGGCCATCTTGGATTCCCAGACTCTGACCGGTGCAGCAAAGGGCCCAGGGGACAACATCACTGAACAGGCCAGGACCAGAAGCGACATAGTGGAG TCTGCAGTCAATGAGGACTTGTTGATATCCAGTGTTGAAGGTGGGAGAGACTGGACCTCTGAGGTGGCTGGTCACCAGCCCTGGCCCCGGATCAGGATCATGGATCAGGAGCCGCCGCTCTTCCTTCCTGAGTCGGATCCACGACAGAGAATCcaccaccacacagaacacaaccagtgGACAGGTGGACTGAACAATCTCAGTCATGGTGGTCATCAGAGAGACCGaggctccagtcagggatccagtcTGCAGCCCAGACCCTTCTCTTCACAGTCTCAGTGCAGGGATGAAGCAGGGCCTGGGGCTGATAGAGATGGACCCTCCTGTTCCTATGATACAAACACCGCAGTATCCATGATGAACAGAGCAGGTCACCCTGGGCTTCAGCCTTCAGAGAGAGTGGTAGGAGACTCCCCTGATGGGAATCTAACAGGAAATCTGTCTTCTCTTTCAGGGTCTCGTCTAATGCCTAGTGACTGGGTTCATAAAAGGCCTGGACCTGGGTCTAGTCTTCCTCAGCTACCTCATCGTTAccctaccaacacaacacacaatccCAACAACACCCAAACAATGGCTAGAAGTCAAGGAGGGAGCTCAAACACTAACCACATGAGGGTGGTGGCTCCTGCTTCTACCTCCTCTGGTGTCATTGGGTCACAATGTGGGAGGCTGAGTATTAGGACAGATGCCGACAAGCCGTACGCCTGCCCCACATGTGGGAAGCGCTTCGCTCAGGCGAATTATGTGAAGATGCATCAGACCGTTCACACCAAGGAGAAGCCCTTCAAGTGCAAACTATGTTACAAgagcttctccttcctgactaaCCTTACCAGACATAGGAGTGTCCACAATGGGGAGAAATCGTAG